TTGTCCCAGGCAAAGGAAAGAGCCTCTAAAATCTGAGGAATGAAATGGGTGGTGGTTACCAGATTCAGGTTGTGTGCTCCTTTTCTCTGCAAATCGAGGAACTTCTCAGACAACTCTAAGGTTGAGATCCTTTTTCCTTTCCCCATCTGACTGATCGGATAGTTCTGGCAATAAACGCACCTCAAGCTGCAATTAGTGAAAAAAACCGTGCCTGACCCTTTTTCCCCGGAAATGGGAGGCTCTTCGCCAAAATGAAGATTACAACTTGCTATCATGACGTCTTTGCCGCTTCTGCATTTTCCTTTTTCACCTTTGAGACGGTTAACCCCGCATTCAAACCCACAAAGACGACAGGAGCTTAAGATTTTATAGGCCTCTTCAACTCTTTTGTCTATATCTGAAACTCTCATCAAACTAAATACGATAAAGAATCCGTGGAGTGTAAAGTCTAAAGACTCTGGCGGCTTTAGCTCTACCTTTTCCCTCCCTTAATGGCCGATAAAAGCCTTACGGCTCGTAGAGGAGGGATATAAGGGAGGGTGAAATCATTTTTTCCCCCTCTCCCTAACCGTTCGGCTGAGCTCCCGCCGAAGCCCTCTCCCACCAGGGGAGAGGGAACTATCTGTAGCGTCCTCACTCCAGTCCTACGGATCCGTTCATAGGATGAGGACGTTTCTCCGTTGCCAGAGAAAGCCCCCATAGGACAAGAGTGGCAACACTACCCTTTTATTTCGAGTTAAAACAGGTTTCATCTGTTAAACCTGAAGGTTTATACTCCAGAACCTGTATCTGTTCATAGCCACTTTAGTGGCGAAGTCGATGAAATAACCTCACAGCAGATGAAGCAGATTAAACGGATGTTTGTAAAAGGTTTATCAGCCTCAAGGTCAAATTCGACTTAATCCTGACAATCAGCTGTGAATACTTCTCCTTTTTCTATTCCTGCGTTTCCCTTATCGCCCCAGCTATTTCAGGCATAATCTCCCCGGCTTTGCCCAATAAAACCTCATCTGCCAAATCAGACAACTCGGTCCTTTCGATATTTATTTCGACCAGATAAGCTCCTCCCTGCTTTGCCACAACTGGCAGGTGAGCAGCTGGGTAGACTATTGCTGAGGTGCCTATGGAGAAAAAAATGTCGCATAAAGAGGAAAACTTATAAGCTTCATTTATAGCCTGAGATGGCAGCATCTCACCAAACCAGACCACATCCGGACGAAACATCCCGCCGCAAGTGCATTTAGGAGGAATTTCTCCTGAAGGAAACTCCAACTCTTCATATTTTCGCCCGCATTTTATGCATTTGTTCCTCTTTATATTTCCATGCAGTTCGATAACCTTTTTTGAGCCCGCTTTCTGGTGTAATCCATCCACATTCTGGGTTATAAGGTGGAAATCTTCAAAAAAATCTTCCATTTTCACCAGGCTATGGTGACCCGGATTTGGCTTGATCTCAGAGATAAGTTTCCTCCTGTATTGATACCATTCCCAGACCAGTTGGGGATTGGAGATAAAGGCATCAAATGTAGCCAACTCCTCTGGTTTGAACTTTTTCCATAGCCCATCCTTCCCTCTGAAAGTAGGAACCCCGCTTTCCGCAGAAATCCCAGCCCCAGTTAAGACCACTACGCGTTTATCCGATCTAAGCAAAGATTTTAAAGCCTGTGAAAACATATATGGTCCCTGTAGTAGGTATTATAAATCATTAAATATGAATATCAAGAGTTAATTTTGGGGAGGAACGTAGGGGTTCGATTCATCAAACCCTAATGTAAATCTGTCATTGCGATGAGTCCGCATGACGACGAAGCAATCCCTTGATGTACAAAAAGTAGTGACACGGCATAGCGTATCCCTGCGAAAACAAAAAAAAGAGACGCATGCGATACGTCTCTACGAATTCTTTTCCCCTTTCCTTAAAGGAGAGGGTTGAACTGAGACCATTTATACCTTTGCCCCGCCTTGCCCTCAAGGTGGGATTTAGCGTAGGGGCGTTCAATTGAACGCCCCTACAAAAGATTCAAATCTATTTCTTCTTCAGCAGGGTCTGAAACTCGTTCAGGTGTCCTTCTTCATCTGTGAGGATATCCTCAAACAGCTTGCGGGTTACGACATCTTTCTCCTCATCCGCCAAGTTGATGATCTCCTTATAAAGCCTTATAGCATCCTTCTCAGCCTCAATATCGAGTTCAATCATATTGGTCAGGGTTTTGCCGATCTTAATCGGAGTGGGCTGGGTGGTAGGCACTCCTCCTAAGAAATCGAGTCTTTCGGCTATAGCCTCAGCGTGCTTCATCTCTGTGACAGCTGTTTTCTTGACGATTTCAGTCACTGCCGGGCTTTCCATCCCGTCACCCATCACGTGCTGCCACATATACTGAATGGATACCGCGATCTCCCGGGCAATCGCCTCATTCAGTTGGTCATTTAACTTTTTGCTCATCTATCCCTCCGTTTCTTGATTACGGGTTAATTTATTTGTAACATTTTAACAAAATTCCTAAAAGAAAGCAAGAAAATTTTAAAGGGGGGAAGAAATTTTTTATGGTTGGTTTATCTTGTCATTCTGAGTCCGCAGGACGAAGAATCTGCCTTATTGCCAAATTCGATAGATTCTTCGGTCGTCCATTCGGACTCCCTCAGAATGACAAAAAAGAACATAACGCCACGGCTACTCTTTGAAATAATCCTGCAAAGCCCTTACCTCTAATTCTTCTTTAAGCAGCCCCTCGATAGCATTAATTGCTGCCTGGGCTCCGGAAAGGGTGGTTATGCAGGGGATGTTATATTCTATTGCTGACCTGCGGATTGAAAAAGAGTCAATATGTGAAGTTCCGTCTGAGGGGGTATTGATGACCAGGTCGATCTCCTTATTTTTCAGTCGATCGACAATGTTTGGCCTTCCCTCTTTGACTTTATAAACCGGCTCCACTTTAATCCCGCTATTTGCCAAAACCCTGGCTGTGCCGGAGGTCGCAACAATCCTGAAGCCGAGACTCTCCAATCTCTTGGCTAAGAATACCACGCTTCTCTTATCTTTATTTTTTACGCTAATGAAAACGGTTCCCGTTTTCGGAAGTCCAGAGAATTGATTCGGACCGGTATAGGCTTTGGCAAAAGCTTTTCCTAAATCCTTGTCTATCCCCATAGATTCACCAGTCGACTTCATCTGAGGGCTTAATAGAAAATCTACTTCTGAGAATTTTATAAAGGGAAATACCGGCACTTTTACCGAGACATGATTTATTCGAGGCAGTCTCTGAGGCAAGAGCTCTTTTAACTTTCTGCCTACCATTACCTTGGCTGCCAACTTAGCCAAAGGTATTCCGATGCTTTTGGAGACAAAGGGAACTGTTCTCGAAGCCCTAGGATTAACTTCTAAGAGGTAGACCTGCTCGTTTTTTATGGCATACTGGATATTCAAAAGCCCGATGATCTTCAATTCCCTTGAGATGACCTTAGTATACTCCCTGATCTTTTCGATCTCATCTTCAGACAGAGAATAAGGGGGAAGAACACATGAGGAATCCCCTGAGTGGATTCCGGCTTCCTCGATATGCTCCATTATGCCGCCGATGAAGGTATCTTCTCCATCCGAGACTGCATCTACTTCTACTTCTATGGCATCCTCGATAAACTTGTCCATCAGGATCGGATGCTCAGGCGAGACTTCTTTTGCTTTTTTTATATATTCATCTAAAGAGTTCTCATCATACACAATCTGCATTGCCTGGCCACCCAGAACATAGGAAGGCCGGATCAACACCGGATAGCCTAATTGAGTTGCAGCAGATTTTGCTTTTTCGGGATGGATTATAAACCTGTTAGGCGGTTGAGGTATATTCAGCTTCTCCACAACCATGCCGAACTTCTTCCGGTCCTCAGCCAGGTCGATATTTGCAGGAGAAGTGCCAACTATATTTACTCCAGCCTTTTCCAAATCCAATGCTAATTTCAACGGAGTCTGTCCGCCAAACTGAATCGCCACTCCAAAAGGTTTTTCTTTTTCGACTATGTTCAGAACATCTTCTTTGGTGATAGGCTCAAAATATAATCTGTCTGGTGTATCGTAATCAGTGGAGACCGTCTCCGGATTGCAGTTGACCATGATGGTCTCAAAACCCTCTTCCCTGAAAGCCATGCAAGCATGCACTGAGGCATAATCGAACTCAATCCCCTGACCTATCCGGTTGGGACCTGTGCCAAGGATTATGATTTTCTTCTTTTCCGAATACCTCCCCTCGTCCTCCTCTTCGTAGGTGGAGTAAAAATAAGGGGTGTAAGATTCAAACTCACCGGCACAGGTGTCCACGGTCTTGAAAACTGGAATAATCCCTGACGATTTCCTTTTTCTTCTGATCCAGTCCTCATCTAAACCTAAAAGGGCTGAAAGCTGCTTATCAGAAAACCCATATTTTTTAGCCTTCAGCAGAAGCTCATACGGGATTTCCAGTTTGGTTCTTTTGTAACCTTTTTCAAAAAGGTCCAGACTTTCTTTTCTGTACTCTTTCAGCTCTTCTTCTAAGTCCACTATCTCCTTGATCTGATACAGAAACCATTGGTCGATTTTGGTAAGATTATAGGCTTCCTCCACCCCCATTCCCAGTTCAAACCCCTTTTTCAGGTATATGACCCTTTCCCTGTCCGGTACTATCAACTTCTTTCTGAGTTCTTCTATGCTGTGATCTTTATAAACAGACGAGTCGGTTAAACCTGAATAACCTGCCTCTAAAGACCTGAACCCTTTCTGCAATGCCTCTTTGAAATTTCTTCCAATAGCCATAGCCTCACCCACAGATTTCATCTGGGTGGTAAGAACCGGGCTTGCTTCTGGGAATTTGTCAAAGGTAAAGCGTGGAATCTTCACTACCACATAATCCAAAGCCGGCTCAAAACAGGCTGGAGTCTTTTTGGTGATATCATTCGGTATTTCATCCAGGTTATACCCTACTGCAAGCTTGGCTGCGATCTTGGCAATGGGAAATCCTGTGGCTTTTGAGGCTAAGGCTGAGCTGCGGGAGACCCTGGGGTTCATCTCTATAACCAAAAGCCTGCCTGAGTCAGGATTTATGGCAAACTGGATATTGGAGCCTCCGGTCTCCACTCCGATTTGACGGATAATCTTAATCGCCGCATCCCTCATTCTCTGATATTCTTTATCAGTCAGAGTTTGAGCAGGAGCAACAGTTATCGAGTCCCCAGTATGAATCCCCATCGGGTCTAAATTCTCAATAGAGCAGATTATCACCACGTTGTCCTTTTTATCCCTCATCACCTCCAATTCATACTCTTTCCAGCCGATCACAGATTCCTCAATTAAAACCGACTTGACCGGGCTTAAATCCAGACCCAACATCACTGTTTTTTTCAGCTCCTCTAAATTGTATGCGATCCCACCTCCGCTCCCTCCGAGCGTGAAGCTTGGCCTTATAACCATTGGGTAACCCAGCCTCCTTGCCAAAATCTTTGCCTCGTCAATGGATTTGACAATCCCGCTCCTGGGAACTTCCAAGCCTATCTGGGTCATTGCTTCTTTGAAAAGCTCTCTCTGCTCAGAAAGCTTTATGCTTTTCAAAGGTGCACCTATAAGCTCAACTCCATACTGGTCCAAAATCCCTGAGTCTGCAAGCTGTGTTGCTAAGTTCAGCCCGGTCTGGCCCCCTAAGGTGGGAAGGAGTGCCTGTGGCCTTTCCTTTTCGATTATCTTTTCTAAAATCGGCAGGGTCAAAGGCTCTATATAAGTCTTGAAAGCAAGTTCCGGATCAGTCATTATAGTTGCCGGGTTATTATTTACCAGGATTACCTCATAGCCTTCCTCTTTCAAGACCTTGCAGGCTTGAGTGCCTGAATAATCGAACTCACAAGCCTGCCCGATCACAATCGGTCCTGAGCCGATTATCAGAATCTTTTTTATGTCTGTTCTTTTAGGCATATTTTGAAAAATTCGGCGGGCAAGGTGCCCGCCCTACGAAATAAGAATTCCCGATATTCGTCGGCAGGGCTCCCAACCCCGCAAATTCAAGCCTGTTACTCGTAGCGTCCTCACTCCCGTGAGGACGATTACGTTTCCCTCCCTTGACGGGAGGGATAAAGGGAGGGTGAAATTTCTCCTCCTCTCCCACAAGGGGAGAGGGAAAACTGATTTCTCACAGCTGATTAGTATGATTAAGCAGATTATCCGATGTTGCCATCTGATTAATCCGCTCAATCACTTGTGAACACCTCCGCGCCAACATATTTTCATTTGATGGACCTAAAGGTTCACACTCCAGTTTTCATCAACTCCATAAACTTCTCAAAAAGGTAATCCGAATCATGGGGTCCGGGTGAGGCTTCCGGATGATATTGCACTGAGAACAAAGGATAATCCTCATGCCGCATCCCCTCGACCGTATTGTCATTCAGATTTAGATGAGTCAAAACCAGACCTGCTCCTTTCAGGGAGCTTTCTTCCACTGCAAAACCATGATTCTGAGCAGTGATTTCTATTTTCCCGGTAATCAAATTTTTCACCGGATGGTTTGCCCCATGATGCCCGAATTTCAATTTAAAGGTCTTTGCACCTAAGGCTAAAGCTAATATCTGATGTCCCAAGCATATTCCGAATATGGGCCTTAAACCTATTAGCCTTCTCACCGTTTTAATAGCATAGGAAACCGCCTCTGGGTCACCTGGTCCATTGGACAAAAATATCCCATCTGGTTTTCTGAAAATAACATCTTCAGCCGGCGTGAAAGCCGGCACAACTGTCACTTCACATCCATAAGAAGAAAGTTTCTTTAAGATATTATACTTGATCCCGAAATCATACGCAATGACCTTGTAGATTTTCTCCTTTTTGACTTGATATTTCCCATCCCATCTGAATTCAGTTGGAGCAGTAATCTCAGAGACTAAGTCCTTTCCCACAATGCTCGGAGAATCTTTTGCTTTCTGGACTAATCTATTCCTGTCTAAATCAACAGACGAGATTATCCCTTTTTTCGCTCCGAAATTCCGCAGATGTAAGGTTAATGCTCTGGTATCAATATCCTCGATTCCGATTATATTATATCTTTTCAAGAATTCATCTAAGTTATATTGAGAGCGCCAGTTTGAAGGGAAAAGAGAATGCTCCTTGACCACAAAGCCCTTGACAAAAGGTTTTTTCGATTCAAAATCCTCTTCGTTCAAGCCATAATTCCCGATCAGGGGATAGGTCATCACCACAATCTGGCCATTATAAGAAGGATCAGTCAGGATCTCCTGATACCCCATCATCGAGGTATTAAAAACCACCTCACCAGATGACTCACCAATTGAGCCAAAAGCTCTCCCCTCAAAAACCTTCCCATCTTCTAAAGCTAAGATTGCTTTCATAGTCGTTTTCGTAGCGTCCTCACTCCCGTCCTACTGATCCGTTAATAGGAGGAGGACGTCCCTTCGTTGCCACAGGAGTGGCAACGCTACATTCCGTCATTGCGAGGAGTCCATCTGGACGACGAAGCAATCTGTCCAGAGTAAAAGGATTGCTTCGTCCCTTTCAGGGACTCGCAATGACCCATTGTATCATCGCTTCCTCAAAAACTCCAACAGCCCTTTCATATCCCCCGGCAATTCCGATTCAAACTCCATATATTTTTTAGTTCTCGGATGAACAAATCCGATTTTCTTCGCATGCAGCGCCTGTCTATCAATTAATTTCAAAACCTGATTTGCTAAACCTTTCAAATCCCCCTTTATCATCCCCAGATGCTTTTTCCTGCCACCATATTCCGGGTCGCCCATAACTGGGTGGTTCAGATATAAAAAATGGACCCTGATCTGGTGGGTCCTTCCGGTTTTGAGCTTGATTCTGAGGTAATCCCCAAGTGGGAATCTCTCCAAAACCTCATATTCGGTAATTGCCTCCCTCCCTTTTTGCTTTACCACAGTCATCATCTTTCTATCACCGCCGGACCTTCCGATCAAAGTCTCTACCACACCTTTCTCTTTGGGCAAATTCCCCCAACAGAATGCCGCATATTCCCTGGTTAGAGTTCTGTTCTTCAGTTGATCAGCCAGATTAGTATGCGCAAAATCATTTTTTGCTACGACCAAAAGCCCGGAAGTGTTTTTATCCAGCCGGTGAACGATACCCGGACGCAGGACTCCATTTATGCCGGATAAATCTTTACAGTGAAACAGAAGAGCATTGACCAAAGTGTCTTTGTAATTCCCGGCTGCAGGATGAACCACCATCCCGGCAGGCTTGTTGACGGCTAATAAGTCCTTATCCTCATAAACAATATCCAGAGGAATATCCTGTGGCTCTAAAGATAACTTTTCTGGAGGGGGAATTTCAATAACAATTTTCTCGTCACCTTTTATTTTGTAATGAGATTTTACCTTTTTATCCTGAACTGTAATCTTACCCTCGTCAATCAATTTCTGAATCCTGGAGCGGGAAAGATTGAGATTTTTTCCTGCGAGGAATAGATCCAGCCTTTTGCCTTTATCTTCTAAGGTAGGTTTTAACTGAATAGTCTGGTCCATATTATTCTGAAGTTGCCTAATTCATTGGGCATTCTCTGGCTCGATAAATCGAGCAACTACATTCCGCAATCCTCAAGTCGGTAGCGTCCTCACTCTGTGAGGACGACTTATATTCGCAGTCATTGCGAGGAGTCCATTTGGACGACGAAGCAATCTACTTATTGTGGACGGATTGCTTCGTTCCGATAAATCGGAACTCGCAATGACAACTCAAATCTGCTTAATCTGTTCAATCAGCTGTGAATACTTCCTTACGTTGCCTCAGGAGAGGCAACGCTACCGAGTTTTTGGGGTCTTATCACATACCACAATATCAAAATCATTCCTATCGTTACTGCACTATCTGCTATGTTGAAAACCGGCCAGCGTTCCATATAAAAACCTGAGAAATCGATAAATCCCAATTTAAACGGAGGAATCCTTATATTTATGAAATCAAAATCCAGAAAATCTATAACCTCACCCAGCCGGAAGCGGTCTATGAGATTGCCTAAGGCACCTCCCAGGACCAGGGCAAAGGATATTTGTAGCAATTTATCTTCTCTTTTACTTTTTAGGAAAAAGTAGCCGGCGATGAGTATGGCAAAAATCGAAAGGAAAGTGTAGAAAAGATTCCCCCCTAATTTAGTGCCGAAGGCACCGCCGGGATTTAAAACATAGGTCAATCTAAAAAAATTGTCCAGAACCGGGATGGACTCACCTATTTTCATAGAGTTTGCCACCAGGGCTTTGGACAATTGGTCTAATAATAAGACCAGAAGGCTAACCCATAAGATTTTTCTTCTCAATTCCTTAAAGCTAAAAGGCTATTCGCTTTCCACCAGCTTCTTTTTCTCTTCCTTTTCCTTGCACTTGATGCACAGCCGGGCATGAGGGACTGCCTCTAATCTGGTTGCGCTTATCTCCTGTCCGCATTCCTGACACTTGCCGTAGGTCTTGTCTTGTATGCGGCGCAGAGCCTCGTCGATGTGGTAAAGAAGTCTTCCGTTCTTGGAGGCAAACAGGAACGCCTTTTCCCTTTCCATGGCATCAGTTCCCTGATCAGCCATATGATAAGAATAGGAAGACAGGTCTCCGGTGGAGTCCTTGATGGTAGTGTCCAGGGCATCCTTTTTCAGAAGCCCTAACTCAGTGATAAGCTCAGCCCTTTTAGCCAAAAGTAGCTTTTCGTATTTTTCCAGGTCTTTTTTCTTCATCTGCTGATTATCCTTTGGTTTGATTAAATCCTGGCAACTGATATTTCTGCTTTTTCTCCGTTAATGTCCCATTCCAGGGAGAGTTCTCCTTTCTCTCCTGCCTGGGTTATAGATTTAGCTAAGGTCTCCTTTTTGATATAATCCTCAAAAGCTTTAATTGCCTTTTCTAATCTTTCGGTTCCTTTTATGTCAACTTTAATCCGATCCATTACCACAAAACCGGCCTGCTTGCGCATATTCTGAATTTTATTGACCAGCTCCCGGGCAAAACCCTCATCTTTCAGAGTCTCGCTTATATACGTATCAATCCCAATTTTGTATCCATCCCCAGATTCTATGACCAGCCCTTCTCTCTCTTTTTCCTCTAACTCCAGGTCATCCAGGGAAACCTCGATTTGTTCCCCGTCCAGTTTAAGGTAGGTTTTCCCCTGGGCTTTCAGTTTCACCAGCTCCTCAGAGCTTAAGGAGCGGATAAGCTCAGCCACCTTATTTGCCTTGTTGCCGAACTTGGGACCTAAGGATTGGAACTTAGGCTTGGCTTTATATTCAAAGAGCAAAAGCTCGTCCTGAACCAGACCTATATCTTTAACATTTATTTCCTCAGAAATCAAGGATAAAATTGGCTCCAGCTCATCTTTTTTTGCCCGGGGGGGAATTAAAACTAACATCTTCTCCAAGGGCTGCCTGATCTTTATGCCGGCTTTGTTCCTGCCTGCACGGGCTAAGGAGGAGATTATCCTTGCCTTGTCCATCTTATCCTCTAACTTGAGATCGATTAATTCCTCCTCAACTTGAGGATAATTTTCTAAATGTACGCTTTGGGCAAAATCCTTTCCGACTTTTCCGTCTAATTCCTGGTAAAGCTCTTCTGAGATAAAAGGGACAAATGGAGCAATCAGTTTGCACAGATTGATTAAAACTTCCCACAAAGTCTGGTAAGCAGAAAGTTTATTTGAATTGAAGCCTGACTGCCAGAACCTTTTTCGGTTTCTTCTGACATACCAATTAGAAAGGTCCTCAATCGTGAAATCCTGAATCCTTCTTGAAGCTCTGGTTATGTCGTAATTATCTAAATCTGCTGTTACCTCTTTAATCAGGGAATTGAGCCTGGAGATTATCCACCTGTCGATTTCCGGACGTTTCTCTTCTTCGATTTTTTCCTTCGGAGGTTCGAACTTATCTATGTTGGCATAAAGAGCGAAAAAGGAATAGGTATTCCTCAAAGTGCTCAAAAATTTGCGCTCGACCTCAGTTACCCCATCCATATCAAAACGGGTTGGAAGCCAGGGCTGGCTCACCCAGATCAAATACCATCTTAAAGCATCTGCTCCCTGAAGATTCAGGACATCCCAGGG
This sequence is a window from Candidatus Zixiibacteriota bacterium. Protein-coding genes within it:
- a CDS encoding ferritin — translated: MSKKLNDQLNEAIAREIAVSIQYMWQHVMGDGMESPAVTEIVKKTAVTEMKHAEAIAERLDFLGGVPTTQPTPIKIGKTLTNMIELDIEAEKDAIRLYKEIINLADEEKDVVTRKLFEDILTDEEGHLNEFQTLLKKK
- the carA gene encoding glutamine-hydrolyzing carbamoyl-phosphate synthase small subunit, with the protein product MKAILALEDGKVFEGRAFGSIGESSGEVVFNTSMMGYQEILTDPSYNGQIVVMTYPLIGNYGLNEEDFESKKPFVKGFVVKEHSLFPSNWRSQYNLDEFLKRYNIIGIEDIDTRALTLHLRNFGAKKGIISSVDLDRNRLVQKAKDSPSIVGKDLVSEITAPTEFRWDGKYQVKKEKIYKVIAYDFGIKYNILKKLSSYGCEVTVVPAFTPAEDVIFRKPDGIFLSNGPGDPEAVSYAIKTVRRLIGLRPIFGICLGHQILALALGAKTFKLKFGHHGANHPVKNLITGKIEITAQNHGFAVEESSLKGAGLVLTHLNLNDNTVEGMRHEDYPLFSVQYHPEASPGPHDSDYLFEKFMELMKTGV
- a CDS encoding RluA family pseudouridine synthase, whose amino-acid sequence is MDQTIQLKPTLEDKGKRLDLFLAGKNLNLSRSRIQKLIDEGKITVQDKKVKSHYKIKGDEKIVIEIPPPEKLSLEPQDIPLDIVYEDKDLLAVNKPAGMVVHPAAGNYKDTLVNALLFHCKDLSGINGVLRPGIVHRLDKNTSGLLVVAKNDFAHTNLADQLKNRTLTREYAAFCWGNLPKEKGVVETLIGRSGGDRKMMTVVKQKGREAITEYEVLERFPLGDYLRIKLKTGRTHQIRVHFLYLNHPVMGDPEYGGRKKHLGMIKGDLKGLANQVLKLIDRQALHAKKIGFVHPRTKKYMEFESELPGDMKGLLEFLRKR
- the lspA gene encoding signal peptidase II; translation: MRRKILWVSLLVLLLDQLSKALVANSMKIGESIPVLDNFFRLTYVLNPGGAFGTKLGGNLFYTFLSIFAILIAGYFFLKSKREDKLLQISFALVLGGALGNLIDRFRLGEVIDFLDFDFINIRIPPFKLGFIDFSGFYMERWPVFNIADSAVTIGMILILWYVIRPQKLGSVASPEAT
- a CDS encoding TraR/DksA C4-type zinc finger protein, translating into MKKKDLEKYEKLLLAKRAELITELGLLKKDALDTTIKDSTGDLSSYSYHMADQGTDAMEREKAFLFASKNGRLLYHIDEALRRIQDKTYGKCQECGQEISATRLEAVPHARLCIKCKEKEEKKKLVESE
- the carB gene encoding carbamoyl-phosphate synthase large subunit, translating into MPKRTDIKKILIIGSGPIVIGQACEFDYSGTQACKVLKEEGYEVILVNNNPATIMTDPELAFKTYIEPLTLPILEKIIEKERPQALLPTLGGQTGLNLATQLADSGILDQYGVELIGAPLKSIKLSEQRELFKEAMTQIGLEVPRSGIVKSIDEAKILARRLGYPMVIRPSFTLGGSGGGIAYNLEELKKTVMLGLDLSPVKSVLIEESVIGWKEYELEVMRDKKDNVVIICSIENLDPMGIHTGDSITVAPAQTLTDKEYQRMRDAAIKIIRQIGVETGGSNIQFAINPDSGRLLVIEMNPRVSRSSALASKATGFPIAKIAAKLAVGYNLDEIPNDITKKTPACFEPALDYVVVKIPRFTFDKFPEASPVLTTQMKSVGEAMAIGRNFKEALQKGFRSLEAGYSGLTDSSVYKDHSIEELRKKLIVPDRERVIYLKKGFELGMGVEEAYNLTKIDQWFLYQIKEIVDLEEELKEYRKESLDLFEKGYKRTKLEIPYELLLKAKKYGFSDKQLSALLGLDEDWIRRKRKSSGIIPVFKTVDTCAGEFESYTPYFYSTYEEEDEGRYSEKKKIIILGTGPNRIGQGIEFDYASVHACMAFREEGFETIMVNCNPETVSTDYDTPDRLYFEPITKEDVLNIVEKEKPFGVAIQFGGQTPLKLALDLEKAGVNIVGTSPANIDLAEDRKKFGMVVEKLNIPQPPNRFIIHPEKAKSAATQLGYPVLIRPSYVLGGQAMQIVYDENSLDEYIKKAKEVSPEHPILMDKFIEDAIEVEVDAVSDGEDTFIGGIMEHIEEAGIHSGDSSCVLPPYSLSEDEIEKIREYTKVISRELKIIGLLNIQYAIKNEQVYLLEVNPRASRTVPFVSKSIGIPLAKLAAKVMVGRKLKELLPQRLPRINHVSVKVPVFPFIKFSEVDFLLSPQMKSTGESMGIDKDLGKAFAKAYTGPNQFSGLPKTGTVFISVKNKDKRSVVFLAKRLESLGFRIVATSGTARVLANSGIKVEPVYKVKEGRPNIVDRLKNKEIDLVINTPSDGTSHIDSFSIRRSAIEYNIPCITTLSGAQAAINAIEGLLKEELEVRALQDYFKE
- a CDS encoding NAD-dependent deacylase translates to MFSQALKSLLRSDKRVVVLTGAGISAESGVPTFRGKDGLWKKFKPEELATFDAFISNPQLVWEWYQYRRKLISEIKPNPGHHSLVKMEDFFEDFHLITQNVDGLHQKAGSKKVIELHGNIKRNKCIKCGRKYEELEFPSGEIPPKCTCGGMFRPDVVWFGEMLPSQAINEAYKFSSLCDIFFSIGTSAIVYPAAHLPVVAKQGGAYLVEINIERTELSDLADEVLLGKAGEIMPEIAGAIRETQE